From one Paenibacillus terrae HPL-003 genomic stretch:
- a CDS encoding response regulator: MVRDLVLYVIVILFIVLTFQLIRQTMTRVFYGVAGILLLYFGISDSALMTCVLELVMGLMFIALFVRVWIIKYTNEQRLLDQNRDLLNVLRVQPGFTFRLEKSGDEFYYRLLEGGLLERMGLDMQVNYNRREHVERLRDIFELSSETLEQLREYYKQAWFGDRTVFELEFWEYSVLITLQPVRENGITKHVIGHVMDITEYKASEQKRKEVDEANHAKSVFLAHMSHEIRTPLNGIIGLSKLLNKTELTAVQKDYLDKLLASSRTLSSMLNNVLDFSKMEAGSLELERLEFEPEKMLQHLADTVGTLLEHKEIEIIFITDPQLPKSVKGDPLRMEQVLLNLLTNAVKFTDQGHVLLEVKMLSQQNGRVALSFMVEDTGIGISEVGVNKLFAPFTQANTSTSRRYGGSGLGLAISKHLAEAMGGNVEVESRLGEYSRFYFNVELDIGDLHPEGTQIEKQINGKALIVVRHELLRYSLHELLQSTGLETYTISSFQECVDVFQNGEHFDWVMVDMGMNGFRELDTRRPWLQLLNRQMTQVIGLTTVFQMEGIAAGDEDNRVDAFLSKPVTRNAVLEVIRWRLEKEKTVSVDGNTLDTYTTMNPRYEGEITTQKYQILIAEDNEINQVVITEFLAERGFEVTMVANGRELLKSLELRPWDMVMLDLHMPEMDGFETARHIRRKKAFNRLPIIAFTADAAQHEQEVCLRSGINAVLLKPVHELNAVRVLNSWIHLAWLQEIHGVHAEQAIAGMDGKVYIFQFALYKWIQEYQYLNKRLTRKMDNGQLSAALRLVHSLKGGAGNLFASGLVAEVIKLEKGLKRSYRTSPGELYPDWREQLSLVQKEINQIKSSVPWS; the protein is encoded by the coding sequence TTGGTTCGAGATTTGGTGCTATATGTTATCGTGATATTATTCATTGTTTTGACTTTTCAGCTCATTCGGCAGACGATGACGCGTGTTTTTTATGGAGTGGCTGGAATTTTGCTTTTATATTTTGGCATAAGTGATAGTGCTCTGATGACTTGTGTTCTGGAGCTAGTGATGGGTCTGATGTTCATCGCTTTGTTTGTACGCGTTTGGATCATTAAATATACAAATGAACAACGTTTACTGGACCAAAACCGTGATCTCCTAAATGTGCTTCGGGTTCAACCTGGCTTTACCTTCAGGCTGGAGAAAAGCGGCGACGAATTTTATTATAGGCTGCTCGAAGGAGGTTTGCTGGAGCGCATGGGTCTGGATATGCAAGTCAACTACAATCGAAGGGAGCATGTGGAGCGACTCAGGGACATTTTTGAGCTATCCTCTGAAACGCTGGAGCAGCTTCGTGAATATTACAAACAGGCATGGTTCGGTGACCGGACGGTATTTGAGCTGGAGTTTTGGGAATACTCGGTTTTAATTACCTTACAACCGGTCAGGGAGAACGGGATCACCAAGCATGTCATCGGTCACGTAATGGATATTACGGAGTATAAAGCTTCCGAGCAGAAAAGAAAGGAGGTAGACGAGGCTAACCATGCCAAAAGCGTTTTTTTGGCTCATATGAGCCACGAAATCCGCACGCCGCTGAACGGCATTATCGGTCTATCCAAGCTGTTGAACAAGACGGAGCTGACTGCTGTCCAAAAAGACTACCTTGACAAGCTGCTCGCCTCCTCACGAACCCTCTCGTCCATGCTCAATAACGTACTGGACTTTTCCAAAATGGAAGCAGGCAGTTTGGAACTGGAAAGGCTGGAGTTTGAGCCGGAAAAAATGCTACAGCATCTTGCAGATACGGTGGGCACTTTGCTGGAACACAAAGAAATAGAGATCATTTTTATAACGGACCCCCAATTACCCAAAAGTGTTAAAGGTGATCCATTGCGGATGGAACAGGTGCTCTTAAACCTTCTGACTAATGCCGTCAAATTTACGGATCAGGGACATGTATTGTTAGAGGTGAAAATGCTAAGCCAGCAGAACGGACGGGTAGCGTTGTCCTTTATGGTGGAGGATACAGGCATAGGTATTTCCGAGGTGGGTGTGAACAAGCTGTTTGCCCCTTTTACCCAAGCGAATACATCAACCAGCCGCCGATATGGGGGCTCCGGGCTGGGTTTGGCGATTAGTAAGCATTTGGCTGAAGCCATGGGCGGGAATGTAGAGGTTGAAAGTCGATTGGGAGAATACAGTCGGTTTTACTTTAATGTCGAGCTGGATATCGGGGATCTACATCCGGAAGGCACACAGATAGAAAAACAAATAAACGGCAAAGCCTTAATTGTTGTGCGGCATGAGCTGTTGAGATATAGTCTGCACGAATTACTACAAAGCACAGGATTAGAAACATACACCATTTCATCCTTTCAGGAATGTGTGGACGTTTTTCAAAATGGCGAACATTTTGATTGGGTTATGGTAGACATGGGGATGAATGGATTTAGAGAGCTGGATACACGGAGACCATGGCTTCAATTGCTAAATAGACAAATGACTCAGGTCATTGGACTTACAACAGTGTTCCAGATGGAAGGGATAGCGGCTGGGGACGAGGATAACAGGGTGGATGCCTTTTTGTCCAAGCCCGTGACTCGAAACGCTGTATTGGAGGTTATCCGCTGGAGGCTGGAAAAGGAAAAGACAGTGTCTGTAGATGGTAATACTCTGGATACATATACGACGATGAATCCTCGTTATGAAGGAGAGATTACAACACAGAAGTATCAAATCCTCATAGCGGAAGACAATGAGATTAACCAGGTGGTCATTACCGAGTTCCTGGCAGAGCGCGGTTTTGAAGTAACCATGGTTGCAAACGGAAGAGAACTGTTAAAGTCACTGGAGCTGCGTCCTTGGGATATGGTAATGCTTGATCTGCATATGCCAGAGATGGATGGCTTTGAGACGGCCAGACATATTCGCAGAAAGAAAGCTTTTAACAGACTCCCAATTATCGCCTTTACGGCCGATGCTGCGCAGCATGAACAGGAGGTTTGCCTTCGTTCAGGCATTAATGCTGTGCTGCTCAAGCCTGTCCATGAACTGAATGCTGTAAGAGTGTTAAACAGTTGGATTCATTTAGCATGGCTGCAAGAAATACATGGTGTTCACGCGGAACAGGCGATAGCCGGCATGGACGGAAAGGTTTATATTTTCCAATTTGCCCTTTACAAATGGATTCAGGAATACCAGTATCTTAATAAAAGATTGACGAGGAAAATGGACAACGGACAGTTATCTGCCGCTCTCCGATTAGTACACTCGCTTAAGGGAGGAGCAGGAAACCTGTTTGCGTCCGGGCTGGTGGCAGAGGTCATAAAGCTGGAAAAGGGATTGAAGCGTAGCTATAGAACCTCACCGGGGGAGCTGTACCCAGACTGGCGAGAGCAATTGAGCTTGGTTCAAAAGGAGATTAACCAAATCAAGTCATCGGTTCCCTGGAGCTGA
- a CDS encoding methyl-accepting chemotaxis protein, whose amino-acid sequence MKKFAGKPWHVGRMLSNNFKTKLMVAFIAFLVIPSMIVGALSFVSASQEIRNLIEDSAEQAIIRTNFIIDSAIAPKEHDAEYFAERLKGNLVETEEQAANLEEFFKQYIALHPETESIFYGTKDGKFTTYPQKELPDNYDPRVRPWYENSIKEQAKTAISSPYLSASSKQMTVTVSRATTDGSGVIGIDLKISDIKETLNKIKVGREGYAILLDSNHTYIVHPTIAPGTKTTDVEARMFQGDSGEYEYEYQGQTKYMNYATNKLTGWKIGGTLYLSEVDEAAQPILISTLFTVVGCLVAGIIIVYFLIRSIIKPILKLKEQAVNVSAGDLTQDIQVKSEDEIGQLGLAFRNMQDNLRSVIQNVGESADHVARSSNELTVSAEQTSAASEQVSQAVQEIASGAEKQTTGLENNSVALDEIAQGVTQIAERSISVADLARRSSLQAEEGRKSVEQTGEQMNSIHQSVEQSNRMIQTLQARSQEIGEITKVIGELSNQTNLLALNAAIEAARAGDHGKGFAVVADEVRKLAEQSQASATQIATLIAEIQHETETTVQTMSRVTTEVQDGLQISKETILKLGEAMEGIRETTPQVEEVAAIAQQISASVQEIAATANELATIATGNAATSEEVAASSQEQLASMEEISASAQLLSTMAAELKSMISRFKY is encoded by the coding sequence ATGAAGAAGTTTGCAGGAAAACCATGGCACGTGGGTAGGATGCTCAGCAATAATTTTAAAACGAAGCTGATGGTCGCTTTTATTGCTTTTTTGGTCATACCATCTATGATAGTTGGGGCTCTGTCATTTGTGAGCGCGAGCCAGGAGATTCGAAACCTGATTGAAGATAGCGCCGAGCAGGCCATCATCCGCACTAATTTTATTATTGATAGCGCCATTGCACCCAAGGAACATGATGCAGAATATTTCGCTGAAAGGCTAAAAGGCAACCTGGTGGAGACGGAGGAACAAGCGGCGAATTTGGAAGAATTCTTTAAGCAATATATTGCACTCCACCCTGAAACAGAATCCATTTTCTATGGAACGAAGGATGGTAAATTTACAACCTATCCACAGAAGGAATTACCGGATAATTATGATCCCCGGGTCAGACCCTGGTATGAGAATTCCATAAAGGAACAAGCAAAAACAGCGATTAGTTCGCCCTATCTCTCCGCATCCTCCAAGCAAATGACGGTTACGGTGTCCAGAGCCACGACGGATGGTTCGGGTGTTATTGGCATCGATCTGAAAATTAGCGATATCAAGGAGACACTGAACAAGATTAAAGTAGGTCGTGAAGGTTATGCCATATTGCTGGATAGCAACCATACTTACATTGTGCATCCGACGATCGCACCAGGAACCAAAACTACAGATGTTGAAGCACGCATGTTCCAGGGAGACAGCGGTGAATACGAGTATGAGTATCAGGGGCAGACGAAATATATGAATTATGCGACCAATAAGCTGACAGGCTGGAAGATAGGCGGAACGCTGTATTTATCTGAAGTGGATGAAGCAGCACAGCCGATTTTGATCAGCACCTTGTTTACAGTCGTTGGGTGTCTTGTGGCGGGTATAATCATTGTTTATTTCCTGATTCGTTCCATCATCAAACCTATTTTAAAATTAAAGGAACAAGCGGTAAACGTGAGCGCAGGGGATCTGACGCAGGACATTCAAGTGAAGAGCGAGGATGAGATTGGACAATTGGGACTGGCTTTCCGAAATATGCAGGATAACTTGCGATCTGTCATTCAGAACGTAGGGGAAAGTGCAGATCATGTCGCTAGATCCTCGAACGAGCTAACGGTGAGCGCAGAACAAACCAGTGCTGCAAGTGAGCAGGTGTCCCAGGCTGTTCAGGAAATTGCCAGTGGAGCAGAGAAGCAGACTACAGGCCTGGAAAATAACTCAGTAGCCCTTGATGAAATTGCACAGGGGGTCACACAAATTGCGGAACGCTCAATCTCGGTAGCCGATTTGGCCAGACGATCCTCTTTACAAGCAGAGGAAGGACGGAAATCCGTTGAGCAAACAGGTGAACAAATGAATTCGATTCACCAGTCGGTAGAGCAATCTAACCGAATGATTCAAACCTTGCAAGCCCGCTCTCAGGAAATCGGTGAAATTACCAAGGTTATTGGTGAACTATCCAATCAGACGAACCTGCTGGCCTTGAATGCAGCGATTGAGGCGGCAAGAGCAGGTGATCATGGCAAGGGCTTTGCCGTCGTTGCTGATGAGGTGCGCAAGCTGGCAGAGCAATCGCAGGCATCTGCAACACAGATTGCCACATTGATTGCCGAAATTCAGCATGAAACGGAAACGACGGTTCAGACGATGAGCCGTGTTACGACTGAGGTTCAGGATGGGCTGCAGATTTCCAAGGAAACCATTCTCAAGCTGGGAGAGGCGATGGAAGGCATTCGGGAGACCACACCTCAGGTGGAGGAGGTCGCTGCGATTGCACAACAGATATCAGCGAGTGTACAAGAGATTGCAGCGACAGCTAACGAGCTGGCGACAATTGCAACCGGTAATGCGGCTACATCTGAGGAAGTCGCCGCTTCCTCGCAAGAGCAGCTGGCTTCCATGGAGGAAATATCAGCCTCTGCTCAGTTGCTATCAACAATGGCTGCTGAGTTGAAGTCGATGATCAGTCGTTTCAAATATTAA
- a CDS encoding ISL3 family transposase — protein sequence MPLQYINELLGLPELQLQQLVSIDTKEVHLEASPVAYKQPCPLCHSEASVKRDGRNRTRQIRHLSIFGRKSYLHVPSIRMTCTRCRISFVWIYDFVGPKQRYSQAFRAQTVEQTLGSTAVHSALMQQAPVSTVQRMHQEALPKACEHLTKQAWREAEDSSNLVLGIDDFAIKKGHTYNTGIHNLRGETMLDLWAGRKLEDLRAYAQANPQFLALKPKAVVMDLAKAYHTWITECFPHAIRIADRFHVHGYVIESVQEIRKSIQHTVSPRAKATLKSHHRLLNPPIDQLCVKSKAQLESILAFSPLLRSVWEWKESFSLWYDCSPDINVARLGFMRWLGQGETLDHPAVRSTLKTMRNWQEEIVNYHHCRFTNATVEGRHNRIKAYQRRHYFTRNQECYKAGILVECNRPHLTS from the coding sequence ATGCCACTCCAGTATATCAACGAACTGCTCGGATTACCAGAGCTACAACTTCAACAATTGGTTTCCATAGATACGAAAGAAGTTCATCTGGAAGCATCGCCGGTGGCGTACAAACAGCCCTGTCCTCTCTGCCATTCGGAAGCCTCTGTAAAACGTGACGGCCGAAACCGCACGCGTCAAATTCGACATCTGAGCATCTTTGGCAGAAAGAGCTATCTGCATGTTCCATCCATCCGCATGACTTGCACGCGATGCCGGATCAGTTTCGTTTGGATCTACGATTTTGTGGGTCCTAAACAGCGATACAGCCAGGCTTTTCGTGCTCAAACCGTAGAACAAACACTTGGTTCCACAGCAGTGCATAGCGCACTCATGCAACAAGCACCTGTCAGTACAGTGCAGCGAATGCATCAGGAAGCTCTCCCCAAAGCATGCGAGCACTTGACGAAGCAGGCGTGGCGCGAAGCCGAAGATTCCTCAAATCTGGTACTGGGGATTGACGATTTCGCGATCAAAAAAGGACATACATATAATACCGGCATTCATAATTTGCGAGGCGAAACGATGCTGGATCTTTGGGCTGGCCGGAAGCTCGAAGACTTGCGTGCGTATGCTCAGGCGAATCCCCAATTTCTGGCGTTAAAGCCCAAGGCGGTTGTGATGGATCTGGCCAAGGCGTATCACACGTGGATCACCGAATGTTTCCCACATGCGATTCGTATTGCGGATCGGTTCCATGTTCATGGTTATGTCATCGAAAGTGTTCAGGAGATTCGAAAGTCGATTCAGCACACGGTGTCTCCCCGGGCCAAAGCGACTCTGAAAAGTCATCATCGACTGCTCAATCCGCCGATAGACCAGCTTTGTGTAAAGAGCAAGGCTCAGTTAGAAAGCATACTTGCCTTTTCTCCGCTGTTACGCAGCGTCTGGGAATGGAAGGAATCTTTTTCTCTGTGGTATGACTGCTCTCCCGACATCAACGTTGCTCGCTTGGGATTCATGCGCTGGTTGGGGCAAGGGGAGACCCTCGATCATCCTGCCGTCCGGAGCACATTGAAGACCATGCGAAACTGGCAAGAGGAGATCGTGAATTACCATCATTGTCGTTTTACAAACGCAACCGTTGAAGGGCGGCATAACCGGATCAAGGCTTACCAGCGTCGGCACTACTTCACACGTAATCAGGAGTGCTATAAAGCAGGTATTTTAGTTGAATGCAATCGACCCCATTTAACGAGTTGA
- a CDS encoding helix-turn-helix transcriptional regulator, whose product MKITPTIRAELERYLKKEGLSLTQFGHLADMNRGIVSAIVTGNKSMSVNQLDRITEAMGLPEGHFYDLFIENYIIDLPPNMRRIEPFLYRCAELDKLDAIRRVVGAIMDNLLYSTKLFEIAETLFAQGRHAAALLLYEGVAEAEKYQHSERLAICQYRIFTIQVGDDQSRNLRASSIFEAFVERLDEVEQLDALKDLANVYRSLRKWDKVDEMARKMRDKAEIQYTIKHQEKSRERNESTKKLSRPMFVYITYADLLCASVCEAQGDYQQALQYTYAYAILDWVKETDEDALHWIKLYQHWAQCNTYVYKLLSGDLSVLRDYVDHIIASPDNTEKEMVANLMNIVMAANQYQLDVNDVLRRLKTKIDFFVQQNPSADMYTHQVVPEQATRFKYELAKYYLNRGNYPYGFEYLLDVLSKSLVNNKESFFIRCIKLFEQFKQFADVNSYVKYESLVSEGQKERLFYY is encoded by the coding sequence ATGAAAATTACACCCACGATTAGAGCAGAATTGGAACGATATCTAAAAAAGGAAGGTTTGAGTTTAACGCAATTCGGACATTTGGCAGACATGAACCGGGGAATAGTAAGTGCTATTGTGACGGGAAATAAATCTATGTCTGTTAACCAGCTTGACCGAATTACTGAGGCTATGGGTTTACCAGAAGGTCATTTTTATGATCTATTTATAGAAAACTACATCATCGACTTACCCCCAAATATGAGACGGATTGAGCCATTTTTGTATCGCTGTGCAGAGCTGGACAAGTTGGATGCGATCCGTCGAGTAGTGGGAGCCATCATGGACAATCTGCTCTATTCGACCAAACTATTTGAAATTGCCGAAACGTTATTCGCACAGGGACGACATGCTGCTGCATTACTGCTCTATGAGGGTGTAGCTGAAGCGGAGAAGTACCAACATTCTGAACGCTTGGCGATCTGTCAATATCGAATTTTCACGATTCAGGTTGGAGACGATCAAAGCCGAAATCTCAGGGCATCTTCGATATTTGAAGCTTTTGTGGAGCGCCTAGATGAAGTAGAGCAGCTTGACGCATTGAAGGATTTGGCAAACGTGTACAGGTCTTTGCGTAAATGGGACAAGGTCGATGAAATGGCGAGAAAAATGAGAGATAAAGCGGAAATCCAATATACTATTAAACACCAAGAGAAGAGTCGAGAACGCAATGAGTCTACTAAGAAACTAAGTCGTCCCATGTTTGTGTACATCACTTACGCTGATTTGCTGTGTGCAAGTGTCTGTGAAGCCCAAGGCGATTATCAACAAGCTCTACAGTATACATACGCCTATGCTATTTTAGATTGGGTCAAAGAGACAGATGAGGATGCCCTGCATTGGATAAAACTGTACCAACATTGGGCGCAGTGTAATACTTACGTATACAAGCTTTTATCTGGCGATTTAAGTGTGCTACGCGATTATGTTGATCATATTATTGCATCGCCAGATAACACTGAAAAAGAAATGGTCGCCAATCTGATGAATATAGTCATGGCAGCAAACCAATATCAGTTGGATGTGAATGATGTACTTCGGAGGTTAAAAACGAAAATTGATTTTTTTGTTCAACAAAATCCATCTGCTGATATGTACACTCATCAAGTAGTACCAGAGCAAGCAACACGTTTTAAATATGAACTTGCTAAATACTACTTGAACAGAGGCAACTACCCTTATGGCTTCGAGTACCTGCTAGACGTTTTATCTAAATCATTAGTAAATAACAAAGAGTCTTTTTTCATTAGATGCATAAAATTATTTGAGCAGTTCAAACAATTTGCAGACGTTAATTCTTATGTAAAGTATGAAAGTTTAGTTAGCGAAGGGCAAAAAGAAAGATTATTTTATTATTAA
- a CDS encoding IS3 family transposase (programmed frameshift), with amino-acid sequence MTKKERRTFSAEFKAQMVQLYQSGKPRKDIIQEYDLNPSSLDKWVKQSSASGSFKEKDNRTPEELELIELRKQNKQLLMENDIFKASRADHGTKVNVIRQNKHKYSVSAMCDVLKIPRSTYYYEEGKVEATAEDEISSIVVDIFQTSRQNYGTRKIKKALYQQGFTVSRRRIGRIMKEYGLVSSYTVAQYKPHSTRCNEAKQANVLNRNFEQEQELSVVVSDLTYVRVGPYWNYVCFFVDLFNREIIGYSAGPHKDAKLVYRALASIKGNLNDIQLFHTDRGNEFKNKLIDDALEAFQIERSLSMKGCPYDNAVAEATFKIFKTEFVKKRHFESLAELTTELHDYVHWFNHIRIHGSLDYLSPAEFKLRHHKKIV; translated from the exons ATGACTAAAAAGGAAAGACGTACTTTCAGCGCTGAATTTAAAGCGCAGATGGTTCAGCTCTATCAGAGTGGCAAACCACGTAAGGATATCATTCAGGAATATGATTTAAATCCTTCATCGCTGGATAAATGGGTGAAACAGAGTTCCGCATCGGGATCCTTCAAAGAGAAAGACAACCGGACTCCAGAGGAATTAGAACTGATCGAACTTCGAAAACAGAACAAGCAACTGCTCATGGAGAATGATATTT TTAAAGCAAGCCGCGCTGATCATGGGACGAAAGTAAATGTCATTCGCCAGAATAAACATAAATACTCGGTATCAGCAATGTGCGACGTCCTAAAAATCCCGAGAAGCACCTACTATTATGAAGAGGGCAAGGTCGAGGCTACAGCGGAGGATGAGATTTCCTCTATCGTTGTAGATATTTTCCAAACCAGTCGTCAAAACTACGGTACGCGTAAGATTAAAAAAGCGTTGTACCAGCAAGGCTTTACGGTATCCAGACGGAGAATTGGACGAATCATGAAGGAATACGGGTTGGTTTCGTCGTATACGGTCGCTCAGTACAAGCCTCATTCCACGAGATGCAATGAAGCCAAGCAAGCGAATGTATTGAACCGGAATTTTGAACAAGAGCAGGAGTTATCTGTCGTCGTAAGCGATCTGACGTACGTCCGAGTGGGTCCATATTGGAACTACGTATGCTTTTTTGTAGATCTGTTTAACCGCGAGATTATCGGCTACAGTGCAGGCCCCCACAAGGATGCCAAGTTGGTTTACCGTGCTTTGGCTTCAATTAAGGGCAACCTGAATGACATTCAGCTCTTCCATACCGACCGAGGCAATGAATTCAAGAATAAGCTCATCGACGATGCTCTGGAGGCCTTCCAGATTGAGCGTTCTTTGAGCATGAAAGGCTGTCCTTATGACAATGCCGTTGCAGAAGCCACTTTTAAAATTTTCAAAACGGAGTTTGTGAAGAAACGTCATTTTGAAAGTCTAGCTGAGCTAACCACAGAATTACATGACTATGTGCACTGGTTTAACCATATTCGGATTCATGGTTCCCTGGATTACTTGAGTCCGGCTGAATTCAAACTGAGGCACCATAAAAAAATTGTCTAG
- a CDS encoding toll/interleukin-1 receptor domain-containing protein codes for MLYYGSSVFIKGGKFKGRVGYLDDDDFRDSGKHIGYVCMGNPLYANEYEIPVKNLREVTTEDLLRRQGEIEQILFDIKYSKVKVKDEKTKTDLLTEFIFIESLFSDRYFKTRLLSNSNGRKVFISHSSKDKTIARLIATDLAEAGHNPWLDEWRIKIGESIPRSISIALKESEYVLVILSKNSVESRWVQEEWYSKYWDEIESGMVKVVPILIEDCQIPELLKTKKYADFRGEYSRALRELLLGLN; via the coding sequence ATGCTATATTACGGTTCATCAGTTTTTATTAAAGGTGGGAAATTCAAAGGTCGGGTTGGTTATTTAGATGATGACGATTTTAGAGATTCAGGTAAGCATATTGGATATGTGTGTATGGGTAATCCCCTCTATGCTAATGAATACGAGATCCCAGTGAAGAATTTAAGAGAAGTTACAACAGAAGATTTATTAAGAAGACAAGGTGAAATAGAACAGATATTATTTGATATAAAATATTCAAAAGTAAAAGTAAAGGATGAGAAAACTAAAACAGATTTGCTAACGGAATTTATATTTATTGAATCATTATTTTCGGATAGATATTTTAAAACGAGGTTATTATCAAATAGCAATGGAAGAAAGGTCTTTATCTCACATTCTTCTAAGGATAAAACCATTGCTAGATTAATAGCAACTGATTTAGCCGAAGCAGGACATAATCCTTGGTTAGATGAATGGCGTATTAAAATAGGGGAGTCAATTCCGAGAAGTATAAGTATTGCTTTGAAAGAAAGTGAATATGTTTTGGTAATTCTATCAAAAAACTCTGTAGAATCAAGATGGGTTCAAGAAGAATGGTACTCTAAATATTGGGATGAGATCGAATCTGGAATGGTAAAGGTTGTCCCGATATTAATTGAAGATTGTCAGATTCCCGAACTATTGAAGACAAAAAAATATGCTGATTTTAGGGGTGAATATAGTAGAGCTCTTAGAGAACTTCTATTAGGATTAAACTAA
- a CDS encoding helix-turn-helix domain-containing protein encodes MYASGIRIDDITELMAKSGLSRNSINKLYRETNIETTKLETLFKLCDTFNCKLSDLIEYVPEENQ; translated from the coding sequence ATTTACGCATCGGGCATACGAATAGATGATATAACAGAATTGATGGCGAAATCGGGCTTAAGTCGGAATTCAATCAACAAGTTATATAGGGAAACGAATATAGAAACAACAAAGCTGGAAACTTTATTCAAGCTATGCGATACATTTAACTGCAAATTATCAGATTTAATTGAGTATGTACCCGAAGAAAACCAGTAG
- a CDS encoding HEPN domain-containing protein, with product MPSYSFGDYRRRTLDVQKLSDDYKTLKDIFYSRGRVALDHLTRSGILMLCGAWETYIEDVLREVATHLATLEKIDELPREVKSTIAQYVRNHKNVNKALELAESNWKTLYLNEIVEETISRFNTPKVKNIKDISKKLIGYEGILDCLISEEIDLINDFVKFRGHIAHNVRDRSEQYLNVETLDKYMDEFQMVVSRIDNQLLTYIRQYKTSRPWNKVNE from the coding sequence ATGCCATCATATTCATTTGGTGACTACAGAAGAAGAACTTTAGATGTACAAAAGCTATCAGATGATTATAAAACGTTGAAGGATATATTTTATAGCAGAGGTCGGGTAGCACTAGATCACTTAACTCGAAGTGGGATCTTGATGTTATGTGGTGCCTGGGAAACATATATTGAAGATGTACTAAGAGAAGTTGCTACTCACTTAGCAACTTTAGAAAAAATAGACGAACTGCCTAGAGAAGTAAAGAGTACCATAGCCCAATATGTGAGAAATCATAAAAATGTTAATAAGGCTTTAGAGTTAGCGGAGTCAAATTGGAAAACGCTCTATTTAAATGAAATTGTTGAAGAAACAATCTCTAGATTTAATACTCCAAAGGTAAAAAATATAAAAGATATTAGCAAAAAATTAATAGGGTATGAAGGAATACTAGATTGTTTGATATCAGAAGAGATAGATTTGATAAATGATTTTGTCAAATTCCGTGGACATATCGCTCATAACGTCAGAGATAGAAGTGAACAATATTTAAATGTAGAAACGTTGGATAAATACATGGATGAATTTCAAATGGTTGTTAGTCGTATTGATAATCAACTTTTGACTTATATAAGGCAGTATAAAACTTCACGTCCATGGAATAAAGTGAATGAGTAG
- a CDS encoding DUF255 domain-containing protein, whose product MTTNSNPNRLIAEESPYLLQHAHNPVNWYAWSEEAFNTARRENNLIFLSIGYS is encoded by the coding sequence ATGACAACGAACAGTAATCCCAATAGATTAATCGCTGAGGAATCACCGTATTTGCTTCAACACGCTCATAACCCAGTGAACTGGTATGCGTGGAGTGAAGAAGCGTTTAATACAGCGAGACGAGAAAATAATCTTATTTTCTTATCTATTGGGTATTCGTAG
- a CDS encoding GNAT family N-acetyltransferase — translation MQDDIQKEVENKKQMANASLNPVNSDTYFLVAKIAGAVVGTISFAPCGEDIRSCTGNQLNDVGELGSLYVLPSYQGQGVGSALIKELMAYLRKQGIDQFCLDSGYKRAQTRWLRKFGEPYKAVKDYWGPDSVHMVWFCKVSDYITGKR, via the coding sequence TTGCAAGATGATATTCAAAAAGAAGTTGAAAATAAAAAACAAATGGCAAATGCTTCTCTGAACCCGGTGAATTCGGATACATACTTCCTTGTTGCTAAAATAGCTGGGGCGGTTGTCGGCACGATTTCCTTTGCACCCTGTGGTGAGGATATTCGATCATGCACCGGAAATCAGCTCAATGATGTGGGTGAGCTGGGGAGTTTATACGTTTTGCCAAGCTATCAGGGCCAAGGTGTCGGCTCGGCATTGATTAAGGAATTGATGGCATATCTAAGAAAGCAAGGGATTGATCAGTTTTGCCTGGACAGTGGCTACAAACGTGCACAGACAAGATGGCTGCGGAAATTTGGAGAGCCCTACAAGGCAGTAAAGGACTACTGGGGACCTGATTCTGTTCACATGGTTTGGTTTTGCAAAGTGAGTGATTATATAACCGGAAAGAGGTGA